A part of Kitasatospora acidiphila genomic DNA contains:
- a CDS encoding TAXI family TRAP transporter solute-binding subunit, producing MTWSRARRCWPLLAALLLVVGSLTGWWLGGTGAGGYPRGVQGFATGVPAGVYSQYGAMLKGYVQSAMPGVQVRLDDSQGSLDNLDRVVSGQDAFAFATADAATQYHNPGWQRLRAVARLYDDYLQLVVPADSPVQRVADLKGMKVGVGQPLSGVNLVTKQLLTVAGIDPATGITPYQLEVGAAAKELAGHQLDAFFWSGGLPTGALTQLSSTFPIRIVPLGDLANALHDHYPDSAAYRTSVLPASVYGRNQAVLTLAVPNLLITRDDVSPGLVEGLTRSVIASRDVIGSAVHSAQLVDLGTAVYTEPLPLHQGAEAYYRSVKP from the coding sequence ATGACCTGGTCCCGTGCCCGCCGCTGCTGGCCGCTGCTGGCCGCGCTGCTGCTGGTGGTCGGCTCGCTGACCGGCTGGTGGCTGGGCGGCACCGGCGCGGGCGGCTACCCCAGGGGCGTGCAGGGCTTCGCCACCGGGGTGCCCGCCGGGGTGTACAGCCAGTACGGGGCGATGCTGAAGGGGTACGTGCAGTCGGCCATGCCCGGCGTGCAGGTGCGGCTGGACGACTCGCAGGGCTCGCTGGACAACCTGGACCGGGTGGTCTCCGGGCAGGACGCCTTCGCGTTCGCCACCGCCGACGCCGCGACCCAGTACCACAACCCCGGCTGGCAGCGGCTGCGGGCGGTCGCCCGGCTCTACGACGACTACCTGCAGCTGGTGGTGCCCGCCGACTCGCCGGTGCAGCGGGTGGCCGACCTCAAGGGCATGAAGGTGGGGGTCGGGCAGCCGCTCTCCGGGGTGAACCTCGTGACCAAACAGCTGCTCACGGTGGCCGGGATCGACCCCGCCACCGGCATCACGCCCTACCAGCTCGAGGTGGGGGCCGCCGCCAAGGAGCTGGCCGGCCACCAGCTGGACGCGTTCTTCTGGTCCGGCGGCCTGCCCACCGGAGCGCTCACCCAGCTGTCGAGCACCTTCCCGATCCGGATCGTGCCGCTGGGCGACCTGGCCAACGCATTGCACGACCACTACCCGGACTCCGCCGCCTACCGCACCTCGGTGCTGCCGGCCTCGGTCTACGGCAGGAACCAGGCGGTGCTGACCCTGGCGGTGCCGAACCTGCTGATCACCCGGGACGACGTCAGCCCCGGGCTGGTGGAAGGGCTGACCCGGTCGGTGATCGCCAGCCGGGACGTGATCGGCTCGGCGGTGCACTCGGCCCAGCTGGTCGACCTGGGGACCGCCGTCTACACCGAACCGCTGCCCCTGCACCAGGGCGCCGAGGCGTACTACCGCTCGGTCAAACCCTGA
- the miaB gene encoding tRNA (N6-isopentenyl adenosine(37)-C2)-methylthiotransferase MiaB, whose product MGESLRTYKVVTHGCQMNVHDSERLAGLLEDAGYVKADQGGDPDLVVFNTCAVRENADNKLYGNLGQLAPVKSRHKEMQIAVGGCLAQKDRDSIVRRAPWVDVVFGTHNIGHLPALLERARIEQQAQVEILESLETFPSTLPTRRESAYAAWVAISVGCNNTCTFCIVPALRGKEEDRRPGDVLSEIEALVGEGVIEVTLLGQNVNAYGSDLGDREAFSKLLRACGQIEGLERVRFTSPHPRDFTDDVIAAMAETPNVMHQLHMPLQSGSDGVLRAMKRSYRQERFLGIIRKVREAMPDAAISTDIIVGFPGETDEDFEQTLHVVREARFTNAFTFQYSKRPGTPAAEMENQIPKAVVQERYDRLIALQEEISWEENKKQVGRRLEILVAEGEGKKDDRTDRLSGRAPDNRLVHFTRPTEPVRPGDMVTVEITYAAPHHLLAEGPALGVRRTRAGDAWEKRNAAPAAKPAGVLLGLPTIGAPAPLAAAPTNGCGCD is encoded by the coding sequence ATGGGAGAGAGCTTGCGAACTTACAAGGTCGTCACGCACGGCTGCCAGATGAACGTGCACGACTCCGAGCGGCTGGCCGGGCTGCTGGAGGACGCCGGATACGTCAAGGCCGACCAGGGCGGGGATCCGGATCTGGTGGTCTTCAACACCTGCGCGGTGCGGGAGAACGCCGACAACAAGCTGTACGGCAACCTCGGGCAGCTGGCGCCGGTGAAGTCCCGCCACAAGGAGATGCAGATCGCCGTCGGCGGCTGCCTGGCCCAGAAGGACCGCGACAGCATCGTGCGCCGCGCGCCCTGGGTCGACGTGGTGTTCGGCACCCACAACATCGGCCACCTGCCGGCGCTGCTGGAGCGGGCCCGGATCGAGCAGCAGGCCCAGGTGGAGATCCTGGAGTCGCTGGAGACCTTCCCCTCCACGCTGCCCACCCGCCGGGAGTCCGCCTACGCGGCCTGGGTGGCGATCTCGGTCGGCTGCAACAACACCTGCACCTTCTGCATCGTCCCGGCGCTGCGCGGCAAGGAGGAGGACCGCCGTCCCGGCGACGTGCTCTCCGAGATCGAGGCGCTGGTCGGCGAGGGCGTCATCGAGGTGACCCTGCTCGGCCAGAACGTCAACGCCTACGGCTCCGACCTGGGCGACCGCGAGGCGTTCTCCAAGCTGCTGCGCGCCTGCGGCCAGATCGAGGGCCTGGAGCGGGTCCGCTTCACCTCCCCGCACCCGCGCGACTTCACCGACGACGTGATCGCCGCGATGGCCGAGACGCCGAACGTGATGCACCAGCTGCACATGCCGCTGCAGTCCGGCTCGGACGGCGTGCTGCGGGCCATGAAGCGCTCCTACCGCCAGGAGCGGTTCCTGGGCATCATCCGCAAGGTCCGCGAGGCGATGCCGGACGCGGCCATCTCCACGGACATCATCGTGGGCTTCCCCGGCGAGACCGACGAGGACTTCGAGCAGACCCTGCACGTGGTCCGCGAGGCCCGGTTCACCAACGCCTTCACCTTCCAGTACTCCAAGCGGCCCGGCACCCCCGCCGCCGAGATGGAGAACCAGATCCCCAAGGCCGTGGTGCAGGAGCGCTACGACCGGCTGATCGCCCTCCAGGAGGAGATCTCCTGGGAGGAGAACAAGAAGCAGGTCGGCCGCCGGCTGGAGATCCTGGTCGCCGAGGGCGAGGGCAAGAAGGACGACCGGACCGACCGGCTCTCCGGCCGGGCGCCCGACAACCGGCTGGTGCACTTCACCCGGCCGACCGAGCCGGTGCGCCCGGGCGACATGGTGACCGTGGAGATCACCTACGCCGCCCCGCACCACCTGCTGGCCGAGGGCCCGGCGCTGGGCGTGCGCCGCACCCGGGCCGGTGACGCCTGGGAGAAGCGCAACGCGGCCCCGGCGGCCAAGCCGGCCGGAGTGCTGTTGGGCCTGCCCACGATCGGCGCCCCGGCGCCGCTCGCCGCCGCGCCGACCAACGGCTGCGGCTGCGACTGA
- a CDS encoding class III extradiol dioxygenase subunit B-like domain-containing protein — protein MLVAAVVCPCPPLLVPEVASGAAAELDELRAACAEAVDELLAAEPELLVLVGDGPRAEVWTEGGSGSFHRFGVELAVRLPSGGAAGPELSPALSVGAWLLERSGTGLPTHACAVPADTPVERLLGLGEGLASLADRVGLLVLGDGSACRTVKAPGYLDERAEPFDAELARALGAADTEALAGLDVELCRQLQVEGRAPWQVLAGAARGAGLGGKLRYADAPYGVGYFVASWR, from the coding sequence ATGTTGGTCGCCGCCGTCGTCTGCCCCTGTCCGCCGCTGCTGGTGCCCGAGGTCGCCTCGGGAGCCGCCGCCGAACTCGACGAGCTGCGGGCCGCCTGCGCCGAGGCCGTCGACGAGCTGCTGGCGGCCGAGCCCGAGCTGCTGGTGCTGGTCGGCGACGGGCCGCGGGCCGAGGTCTGGACCGAGGGCGGGTCCGGCTCCTTCCACCGCTTCGGGGTGGAGCTGGCCGTCCGGCTGCCCTCGGGCGGCGCCGCCGGTCCGGAGCTGAGCCCGGCGCTGAGCGTCGGCGCGTGGCTGCTGGAGCGCTCCGGCACCGGCCTGCCCACCCACGCCTGCGCGGTGCCCGCCGACACCCCGGTGGAGCGGCTGCTCGGGCTGGGCGAGGGGCTGGCCTCCTTGGCCGACCGGGTCGGCCTGCTGGTGCTGGGCGACGGCAGCGCCTGCCGCACCGTGAAGGCGCCCGGTTACCTGGACGAGCGCGCCGAGCCCTTCGACGCCGAGCTGGCCCGCGCGCTGGGCGCCGCGGACACCGAGGCGCTGGCCGGGCTGGACGTCGAGCTCTGCCGGCAGTTGCAGGTCGAGGGCCGGGCGCCGTGGCAGGTGCTGGCCGGCGCGGCGCGCGGGGCGGGGCTCGGCGGGAAGCTGCGGTACGCCGACGCGCCGTACGGGGTGGGGTACTTCGTGGCGTCCTGGCGCTGA
- a CDS encoding sensor histidine kinase, producing the protein MRNRLLGILLALMAGVLAALGVPLAGSMAQAEQSRVVVDRMDDVARFAQELPTQGLPERGSAGADPNVPTPQDSSALTALRAEADRYQQLYGIRIGIYLADGRPLAVSPGDWTLSAAGTAAVMEARDGRRSHNPPQVWPWTPERTLTIGSPVVRDGDVVAVVVTDSPTGELRSRIVHRWAWLAGGEAIAMIAAVLLAVRLTEWVLRPVRTLDRATHDIATGRMDARVAAVGGPPELRRLASSFNEMADHVVLAMDQQKAFVADASHQLRNPLAALLLRVELLGLELPEGRDEELSQVREEGARLTRVLDDLLGLATAEGSRPQAEPVDLTALVLARVDAWQPVADRRGIRLGTGTPPPARAWADPIGFGSALDAVLDNALKFSPDGGTVAVTVRLGRDEVAVTVADQGPGLTEEELARVGDRFWRSTRHQNVDGSGLGLSIARTLLMAGGGSLGFAAAEPYGLAVTLALPIPPKS; encoded by the coding sequence ATGCGCAACCGCCTGCTCGGCATCCTGCTGGCCCTGATGGCCGGCGTGCTGGCCGCGCTCGGTGTGCCGCTGGCCGGTTCGATGGCCCAGGCGGAGCAGAGCCGGGTGGTGGTCGACCGGATGGACGACGTCGCCCGGTTCGCCCAGGAACTGCCGACCCAGGGCCTGCCGGAGCGCGGCTCGGCCGGCGCCGACCCCAATGTCCCGACCCCGCAGGATTCTTCGGCGCTGACCGCGCTGCGTGCCGAGGCCGACCGCTACCAGCAGCTGTACGGGATACGGATCGGCATCTACCTCGCCGACGGCCGGCCGCTGGCCGTCTCCCCGGGCGACTGGACGCTGTCCGCCGCCGGAACCGCGGCGGTGATGGAGGCCAGGGACGGCCGCCGCAGCCACAACCCGCCGCAGGTCTGGCCCTGGACGCCGGAGCGCACCCTGACCATCGGCTCCCCGGTGGTCCGCGACGGCGACGTGGTGGCGGTGGTGGTCACCGACTCCCCGACCGGCGAGCTGCGCTCGCGGATCGTGCACCGCTGGGCCTGGCTGGCCGGCGGCGAGGCGATCGCCATGATCGCCGCGGTGCTGCTGGCGGTCCGGCTCACCGAGTGGGTGCTGCGCCCGGTGCGCACCCTGGACCGGGCCACCCACGACATCGCCACCGGGCGGATGGACGCCCGGGTGGCCGCCGTCGGCGGCCCGCCCGAACTGCGGCGGCTGGCCTCCTCGTTCAACGAGATGGCCGACCATGTGGTGCTCGCCATGGACCAGCAGAAGGCGTTTGTCGCCGATGCCTCGCACCAACTGCGCAATCCGCTGGCGGCGTTGCTGCTGCGGGTCGAACTGCTCGGCCTGGAGCTCCCGGAGGGGCGTGACGAGGAGCTGTCGCAGGTCCGCGAGGAGGGCGCCCGGCTGACCCGGGTGCTGGACGACCTGCTGGGCCTGGCCACCGCCGAGGGCAGCCGCCCGCAGGCCGAACCGGTGGACCTGACCGCCCTGGTGCTGGCCCGGGTGGACGCCTGGCAGCCGGTGGCCGACCGGCGCGGCATCCGGCTGGGCACCGGCACCCCGCCGCCGGCCCGTGCCTGGGCGGACCCGATCGGCTTCGGCAGCGCGCTGGACGCGGTGCTCGACAACGCGCTCAAGTTCAGTCCCGACGGCGGCACGGTGGCGGTCACCGTGCGGCTGGGACGGGACGAGGTGGCGGTCACCGTGGCCGACCAGGGGCCGGGGCTCACCGAGGAGGAGCTGGCCCGGGTCGGCGACCGTTTCTGGCGCAGCACGCGGCACCAGAACGTGGACGGCTCCGGTCTGGGTCTGTCCATCGCCCGCACCCTGCTGATGGCCGGCGGCGGTTCCCTGGGGTTCGCCGCGGCCGAGCCGTACGGCCTGGCGGTGACGCTCGCCCTGCCGATCCCGCCCAAGAGTTGA